One window of Maridesulfovibrio ferrireducens genomic DNA carries:
- a CDS encoding DUF3568 family protein, which produces MIAKKITTFFLCTLMALSLSGCGAVLLGGAAAGGTYAYVAGQAKRQYNANLSSTYQATLKACQGLGLKIESNEKRISDASIKAIDVDTTIYIDMKSISSRVTEVSVRYGMLGDEQASSRILSRIKSNL; this is translated from the coding sequence ATGATTGCAAAGAAGATCACCACATTTTTTCTGTGTACCTTGATGGCCTTGTCTCTTTCAGGTTGCGGCGCGGTTTTACTCGGCGGAGCAGCAGCAGGTGGAACTTACGCCTATGTAGCAGGTCAGGCAAAACGCCAATATAATGCCAATTTAAGCTCTACTTATCAGGCGACATTGAAAGCTTGTCAGGGACTCGGTTTAAAAATTGAGAGTAATGAAAAGAGGATAAGTGACGCATCTATTAAAGCTATTGATGTTGACACTACAATATACATTGACATGAAGAGCATTTCTTCCAGAGTTACTGAAGTTTCAGTCAGGTATGGTATGTTAGGTGATGAGCAGGCTTCATCAAGAATTCTTTCAAGGATTAAGAGTAATTTGTAG